In Aquiflexum balticum DSM 16537, a single genomic region encodes these proteins:
- a CDS encoding S8 family serine peptidase — translation MRKLYIVIVLSVFVFGILSFMHIIEDEVKFYYAFEEKIPLISVEGKFVVRYRQKVEEKTETDQLETLFQDISVSWQDDRTAIISIPKRSDLADIRNLLESENVYTVQPMYRVEKGAEMPVTDELVISVPDQNKSKIAKLHEQYQLTVLETNKIFQLLKVPEGEDALEIANRYQESGLVRFSHPNFMASIEFSQAIPNDPYFLNQFYLRNTGQVFNPVENHSGTPGADISVMGAWEVTMGNNGIVVAVIDAGVTSNHPDLPNTRQIRLNGSNFSGGNANDPSPTGDNNHGNACAGIIAATRNNGEGIAGVAPNVNIMPIRVTQYLFATTISDAILFAVDNGAHIISNSWVIPDTSNPNHFPVVVDAIQYAVTQGRGGLGSIMVFGAGNTARHDQNDPGVVRFPSNVTIPGVFTVGASDRDDLQANYSPTSDPNSPNNQIIDIVAPSNRANPPAFGNTEHNEVWTIDIPGNPGRNPSKNQVGNIPAGEQLPDTGLNFLAYTGRFGGTSASTPQIAGIAALVLSVNPNLTQWDVFKIITGTADQVGGYNYINGRSNELGNGRANACKAVYAATASVVGPDYLCSTNTFTLQNPPQGATVSWTAFPSNLFSNDGDMGVTANTGPASLHNRGFGTITFLIETDCGEVEITKTVWVGTPSFTNPTVDGNPYIIGSCHGVCPGFHQAEVTIGGLTNAMPPDVNWQLSGGPVSWSWDHFTSRITFEVQPMTSFPFSLNGTATNPCGSTPFTFCFISGPNCPMGSYALSPNPADGEVVVTNQAATEEDTDQAVEILIISHSFETVYSMTAKGKKIRVPTGQLPNGQYVLQISDKNGVYRKHLIIRH, via the coding sequence ATGAGGAAATTATACATAGTGATAGTTCTTTCTGTATTCGTATTTGGCATTTTGTCTTTTATGCATATTATAGAGGATGAGGTTAAATTCTATTATGCTTTTGAAGAAAAAATCCCTCTCATTTCTGTTGAAGGGAAGTTTGTGGTGCGGTATAGGCAAAAAGTTGAAGAAAAAACGGAGACTGATCAGTTGGAAACTTTGTTTCAGGATATTTCCGTGTCATGGCAGGATGACAGGACGGCCATAATCAGTATACCGAAAAGATCAGATTTGGCAGATATCAGGAATCTGCTGGAATCAGAAAACGTGTACACCGTGCAACCCATGTATAGGGTCGAAAAAGGGGCTGAAATGCCCGTTACGGACGAGTTGGTGATAAGTGTTCCAGACCAAAACAAAAGCAAGATCGCAAAGCTCCATGAGCAATATCAATTGACCGTCCTGGAAACCAATAAGATTTTCCAACTTCTTAAGGTACCAGAGGGAGAGGATGCACTTGAAATAGCCAACCGGTATCAGGAAAGCGGTCTGGTCAGATTCTCCCACCCAAATTTCATGGCTTCGATAGAATTCTCTCAGGCAATACCTAACGACCCTTATTTTCTTAACCAATTTTACCTCAGAAACACAGGCCAAGTATTTAATCCCGTGGAAAACCATTCAGGGACTCCAGGGGCTGACATCAGCGTAATGGGAGCGTGGGAGGTGACTATGGGCAATAATGGTATTGTGGTAGCAGTCATCGATGCAGGGGTAACATCAAATCATCCCGACCTTCCCAACACCCGGCAAATCCGTCTAAACGGTAGCAATTTTTCAGGAGGAAATGCAAACGACCCTTCTCCTACGGGGGATAATAACCATGGGAATGCCTGTGCTGGAATAATAGCCGCAACAAGGAATAATGGCGAGGGGATTGCCGGGGTTGCCCCTAATGTAAATATCATGCCTATCAGAGTCACACAATACTTATTTGCTACTACAATTTCAGATGCGATTCTCTTTGCGGTGGATAATGGGGCACATATTATTTCAAATAGTTGGGTTATTCCTGATACATCAAACCCAAATCATTTTCCGGTTGTAGTCGATGCAATTCAATATGCCGTGACTCAGGGAAGGGGTGGACTTGGGTCAATTATGGTGTTCGGTGCTGGTAACACCGCCCGACACGATCAAAATGATCCTGGGGTAGTGCGATTCCCTTCCAATGTAACTATACCCGGGGTCTTTACTGTAGGCGCTTCAGACAGGGATGATCTCCAGGCCAATTATAGTCCTACCAGTGATCCTAATAGTCCGAACAACCAAATCATTGACATCGTGGCTCCCTCCAATAGGGCCAATCCCCCGGCTTTTGGAAACACGGAACATAATGAGGTCTGGACGATAGATATACCCGGGAATCCGGGAAGAAACCCTTCAAAAAACCAAGTTGGCAATATACCGGCGGGTGAGCAATTGCCCGATACGGGATTGAATTTCCTTGCTTACACCGGTAGGTTTGGTGGAACATCAGCATCAACTCCCCAAATTGCGGGGATTGCCGCTTTAGTGCTTTCCGTTAATCCAAACCTTACTCAATGGGATGTATTCAAAATCATTACAGGCACGGCAGATCAGGTAGGTGGATATAACTACATCAACGGAAGAAGCAACGAGCTTGGAAATGGAAGGGCAAATGCCTGTAAAGCAGTTTATGCCGCCACAGCTTCCGTTGTAGGTCCCGACTACCTCTGTTCCACCAATACCTTTACCCTGCAAAACCCGCCCCAAGGAGCCACCGTCTCCTGGACCGCCTTCCCGTCCAATTTGTTCTCCAATGACGGCGACATGGGCGTCACTGCGAATACCGGCCCGGCCAGCTTACACAACAGGGGCTTTGGCACCATTACCTTCCTTATTGAAACCGATTGTGGGGAGGTGGAAATAACCAAAACGGTATGGGTGGGAACCCCCTCTTTTACCAACCCCACCGTAGACGGAAATCCGTATATCATAGGCTCCTGCCACGGGGTATGCCCGGGCTTCCACCAGGCTGAGGTTACCATAGGCGGACTTACCAATGCCATGCCACCGGACGTCAACTGGCAGCTTAGCGGAGGTCCAGTGAGCTGGTCCTGGGACCATTTCACCAGCCGCATCACCTTTGAGGTGCAGCCCATGACCTCCTTCCCTTTCTCCTTAAACGGCACAGCCACCAACCCTTGTGGCAGCACTCCCTTCACCTTCTGCTTTATCAGCGGCCCCAACTGCCCCATGGGCAGCTACGCCCTTAGCCCTAACCCCGCAGACGGGGAGGTAGTGGTCACGAACCAGGCCGCTACCGAAGAGGATACCGATCAAGCAGTCGAAATCCTAATCATCAGCCATTCCTTCGAGACGGTCTATTCTATGACGGCAAAAGGTAAAAAAATAAGGGTACCCACCGGCCAACTTCCCAACGGCCAATACGTTCTTCAGATCTCCGACAAAAACGGCGTTTACAGGAAACACCTGATCATCCGCCATTAG
- a CDS encoding S8 family serine peptidase, with product MALRLFLFLLFFGQIQSILAQEKKDYYYLKNKKTSLIEQKGIYFVKFGTNFNKSDLKQMGIKEEDILYFQNKNSLGAIEKSRDDIDFSFSIIKAADPKFLKGNFYTMPYYLTEKGTHVGISHLFTVKLRSPEDYNKLSSLAEDYGVKIVGKHTYRPLWYTLSCDLGSKGNALDLANIFFESGLFEYSQPDIMQEIEMLSCANGIDDPQFVDQWNLKNTGQNGGLPGADINICPVWDITKGSNDVVIAVLDMGIQTNHPDLTNLTSFSYDVDAGWSPGYCCLPHGMRVAGISGADHNDDGIAGISPNSPLMSITNSNLPSPGIIIKWADAIDIARLNGASVLTCAWRYSENYPEIEEAIENAVLFGRNGKGCVIVSGSGNNDTIPLGYPALFESVLAIGATDRNDTRASTSIFTSSFGNMLDVVAPGVEIPTLNYNANLTPPSDNYWVMNGTSASTSHVSSLAALILSVNNDLTYLEVIDIIRSTAQKVGGYNYVLGQGHDPNYSWNNEMGFGRIDACKAIYKTLESVVNITGPDYLCSTSTFTLQNAPTGSSVTWSVSPTHLFSGSTSGSGASASLSPASWASSGQATVTFSIDGGCGVIESSTEFWVGRAVSSIEGPYDMAVNTVENYFATGNPYMGITDYQWSVFPSGYHWIGNQGTNGITLSFSATGLYSLELDVVNPCGARGSEIGIYVYNPWEHFTLYPNPTSDILHISMDLETRGRGGDQDFEVSLYDGQGRELIPAKLAHQQTSLDLSRIPKGFYYVHIRYRDALLRRQIRVER from the coding sequence ATGGCTTTAAGATTATTTCTTTTTTTACTTTTTTTTGGACAGATACAATCCATTTTGGCCCAAGAAAAAAAGGATTATTATTATCTCAAAAACAAGAAAACATCTTTGATTGAACAGAAAGGGATATATTTTGTCAAATTTGGAACAAATTTTAATAAGTCCGATTTAAAACAGATGGGAATCAAAGAAGAAGACATTCTTTATTTTCAAAACAAAAATTCTTTGGGGGCAATAGAGAAATCACGGGATGATATTGATTTTTCCTTTTCAATAATAAAAGCTGCTGACCCAAAATTTCTAAAGGGAAATTTTTATACCATGCCCTATTACCTAACCGAAAAAGGTACGCATGTAGGGATATCACATCTCTTTACTGTAAAACTAAGATCACCGGAGGACTACAATAAACTTAGCTCTTTGGCTGAGGATTATGGTGTGAAAATTGTGGGTAAACATACGTACAGACCGCTTTGGTACACGCTGTCCTGCGATTTGGGTTCAAAGGGGAATGCCCTGGACCTGGCCAATATATTTTTTGAGAGTGGGTTGTTTGAGTACTCCCAACCGGATATCATGCAGGAAATTGAAATGTTATCCTGTGCGAACGGAATAGATGATCCCCAATTTGTTGACCAGTGGAATTTGAAAAATACAGGACAGAATGGTGGACTGCCAGGAGCTGATATTAATATCTGTCCGGTTTGGGATATAACCAAAGGATCAAATGATGTGGTAATTGCAGTGCTGGATATGGGAATTCAAACTAATCATCCCGACCTTACAAATCTCACATCATTCAGTTATGACGTGGACGCCGGTTGGTCACCTGGGTATTGCTGTCTCCCACATGGAATGAGGGTAGCCGGGATTTCTGGTGCGGATCATAACGATGATGGAATAGCGGGTATCAGTCCCAACTCCCCATTAATGTCTATCACCAATTCGAATCTCCCTTCACCGGGAATTATAATAAAATGGGCTGATGCAATTGATATAGCAAGATTGAATGGCGCTTCAGTATTGACTTGTGCATGGAGATACTCAGAAAATTATCCTGAAATTGAAGAGGCCATAGAAAATGCTGTTCTATTTGGTCGAAACGGTAAAGGTTGTGTTATTGTTTCTGGTAGTGGCAATAATGACACTATTCCTTTAGGTTATCCAGCTCTATTCGAAAGTGTTCTCGCAATTGGTGCAACTGACCGAAATGATACAAGAGCTAGCACATCAATCTTTACCTCTTCATTTGGCAATATGTTGGACGTGGTTGCCCCGGGAGTTGAAATACCGACCTTGAACTATAATGCAAACCTGACTCCCCCGTCGGATAATTATTGGGTTATGAATGGCACTTCTGCCTCAACTTCCCATGTATCTTCTCTTGCAGCACTGATTCTTTCTGTGAATAATGACCTGACTTATTTGGAGGTAATTGATATCATCAGAAGTACTGCCCAGAAAGTTGGAGGGTATAATTATGTTTTAGGTCAGGGTCATGACCCAAACTACAGTTGGAACAATGAAATGGGATTTGGACGTATTGATGCATGCAAAGCCATCTATAAAACTTTGGAATCGGTAGTAAACATCACCGGCCCCGACTACCTCTGTTCCACCAGTACCTTTACCCTACAGAATGCGCCGACGGGAAGCTCGGTTACTTGGTCGGTATCTCCGACCCATCTTTTCTCAGGCAGCACCTCCGGAAGCGGGGCAAGTGCCAGCCTGAGTCCTGCAAGCTGGGCTTCCTCGGGACAAGCCACTGTGACTTTTTCCATAGATGGAGGATGTGGAGTCATTGAATCCTCTACCGAATTCTGGGTCGGTAGGGCCGTATCCAGCATAGAAGGTCCCTACGACATGGCCGTCAATACGGTGGAGAACTACTTTGCCACCGGCAATCCCTATATGGGCATCACGGATTACCAGTGGTCTGTGTTCCCCTCCGGGTACCATTGGATAGGCAATCAGGGTACCAACGGCATCACCCTGTCCTTCAGCGCGACAGGGCTGTATTCATTGGAACTGGATGTGGTCAATCCCTGTGGTGCCAGGGGCAGCGAGATAGGTATCTACGTCTATAACCCCTGGGAGCATTTTACCCTTTACCCCAATCCCACATCGGACATCCTCCATATCAGTATGGACTTGGAGACCCGTGGCAGGGGTGGTGACCAGGACTTTGAGGTCAGTCTCTACGACGGTCAGGGCAGGGAACTGATCCCTGCAAAGCTGGCCCATCAGCAGACCAGCCTGGACCTAAGCCGCATCCCCAAGGGCTTCTACTATGTCCATATCCGCTACAGAGATGCACTGCTTAGAAGGCAGATCAGGGTGGAGAGATAG